One stretch of Nocardia fluminea DNA includes these proteins:
- the pknB gene encoding Stk1 family PASTA domain-containing Ser/Thr kinase, translating into MLEGRYRIDAPIARGGMSMVFRGTDTRLDRPVAIKVMDPKFAGDPQFLSRFEFEARAVAKLKHPSLVAVYDQGIDGEYPFLIMELVEGGTLRELLRERGPMPPHAVRAVAEPVLRAIGTAHDAGLVHRDVKPENVLISDVGEVKIADFGLVRAVAAANTTSASVILGTAAYLSPEQVTTGTADARSDVYSFGVLIFELLTGRVPFTGDNSLSVAYQRVENDVPAPSNFIGGVPPEFDALVAKATSRDPAQRFADANEMAATLQMIAMELNLPPYRVPAPRDSAEHLSESYQTGAAHHPGERPVTPHPVAAHHSPAPEPHRTRVVTAPRPRPEEYAPVPAASAFGGGDDHSRRTGLVWVGIVTALTLLVGIGGWWLGVGRYSAVPPIAGMDSERAVAVLQEAGFETALRQKASDTVPVGGVVGSEPSAGSRVTKSSTVAVLISNGKPRVPDIKPGDQLSATNQAIRDAGLQPIDSGEAASTAPKGSLAKVEPAPGTILPMGAQVKVYRSKGSQPVNVPDVRGKTAEEAASALTTAGLVVRETRVQFDKNVEGDKAIATEPAVGTTLQSGDTVTLIVSNAVKVPNVMGQTVGNARSKLQQLGLRVEVKSLTDSDSSLVIGQVPGIGSNVEAGSVVTLTALP; encoded by the coding sequence ATGCTGGAAGGGCGCTATCGCATCGACGCGCCGATCGCTCGTGGCGGGATGTCGATGGTCTTCCGCGGGACCGACACCCGGCTCGATCGCCCCGTGGCGATCAAGGTGATGGACCCGAAGTTCGCCGGTGACCCGCAGTTCCTCAGCCGTTTCGAGTTCGAGGCACGGGCGGTGGCCAAGCTCAAGCATCCGTCGCTGGTCGCGGTGTACGACCAGGGCATCGACGGCGAATACCCCTTCCTGATCATGGAATTGGTCGAGGGCGGCACGCTGCGTGAGTTACTGCGCGAACGCGGGCCGATGCCGCCACACGCCGTGCGCGCCGTGGCCGAGCCGGTGCTGCGCGCGATCGGCACCGCCCACGACGCGGGCCTGGTCCACCGCGACGTGAAGCCGGAGAACGTGCTGATCTCCGATGTGGGCGAGGTGAAGATCGCCGACTTCGGCCTGGTCCGCGCCGTGGCCGCGGCCAACACCACCTCCGCCAGCGTGATCCTCGGCACGGCCGCCTACCTCTCCCCCGAGCAGGTCACCACCGGCACCGCCGATGCCCGCAGTGACGTGTACTCCTTCGGCGTCCTGATCTTCGAACTGCTCACCGGGCGGGTGCCGTTCACCGGCGACAACTCGCTGTCGGTGGCGTATCAACGGGTCGAGAACGATGTGCCGGCGCCGAGCAACTTCATCGGTGGCGTGCCGCCCGAATTCGACGCGTTGGTCGCCAAAGCCACCTCGCGCGACCCCGCGCAGCGCTTCGCCGACGCCAACGAGATGGCGGCGACACTGCAGATGATCGCGATGGAGCTGAATCTGCCCCCGTACCGGGTGCCCGCGCCGCGCGATTCGGCCGAACATCTCAGCGAGAGCTATCAGACCGGCGCCGCGCATCACCCCGGCGAGCGCCCGGTGACCCCGCATCCGGTGGCCGCGCACCATTCCCCCGCACCCGAACCGCACCGCACCCGGGTGGTCACCGCGCCGCGCCCCCGCCCGGAGGAGTACGCCCCCGTGCCGGCGGCGAGCGCGTTCGGCGGTGGCGACGATCATTCTCGCCGAACAGGTTTGGTGTGGGTGGGCATCGTCACCGCGCTGACCCTGCTGGTCGGCATCGGTGGCTGGTGGCTCGGCGTCGGCCGCTACAGCGCGGTGCCGCCGATCGCGGGCATGGACTCCGAACGGGCCGTCGCGGTCCTGCAGGAAGCCGGTTTCGAGACGGCGTTGCGGCAGAAGGCCTCCGACACGGTCCCGGTGGGCGGGGTCGTCGGTTCCGAGCCGTCGGCCGGGTCGCGGGTGACCAAGAGTTCCACGGTCGCGGTGCTGATCTCCAACGGCAAGCCGCGAGTGCCCGATATCAAGCCCGGCGACCAGCTCAGCGCGACCAACCAGGCGATTCGCGACGCCGGCCTGCAGCCGATCGACAGCGGCGAGGCCGCCAGTACCGCGCCGAAGGGTTCGCTGGCCAAGGTGGAGCCCGCGCCGGGCACGATCCTGCCGATGGGCGCGCAGGTGAAGGTGTACCGCAGCAAGGGATCTCAGCCTGTCAACGTGCCCGATGTCCGGGGCAAGACCGCCGAGGAGGCAGCGAGTGCGCTGACCACCGCGGGCCTGGTCGTGCGCGAGACACGCGTGCAGTTCGACAAGAACGTCGAGGGCGACAAGGCGATCGCCACCGAACCCGCCGTCGGCACCACCCTGCAATCGGGCGACACCGTGACGCTGATCGTGTCCAACGCGGTGAAGGTGCCCAATGTGATGGGCCAAACCGTCGGCAACGCCCGCTCCAAACTGCAACAGCTGGGCCTGCGGGTAGAGGTCAAGTCCCTCACCGACTCCGACAGTTCCCTGGTGATCGGCCAGGTTCCGGGCATCGGCTCGAATGTGGAGGCGGGCAGCGTGGTAACGCTCACCGCCCTGCCTTGA
- the qcrA gene encoding cytochrome bc1 complex Rieske iron-sulfur subunit yields the protein MSGQEHSDMGREPTEDELDAMSTAELAALGTKRDDVDVVYRNERWPVPGTKAEKRAERAVTFWFAVSGLAAAALIGVFLFWPWEWKGYGDEGHSAYSLFTPLVGLTFGISVLVIGIAVVLIRKRFIPAEISIQQRHDGPSDEIERRTLAAELQDALDTSTLGRRKMMLGTAGAGVGVLGIGALLVFIGGMVKNPWAKGDKSPLWVSGWTPDYPGETVYIRRDTGRPGDIVLVRPEDLDAGSMETVFPWKEKWRGDEHATLESLRGIRNAVMMIRLRTEDAEKAIKRKGQESFNFGDYFAYSKICTHLGCPTSLFEQQTNRILCPCHQSQFLATEWAKPVFGPAARALPQLPITVNSEGFLVAAGDFIEPLGPAFWERRS from the coding sequence ATGAGTGGACAGGAGCACAGCGACATGGGTCGCGAACCCACCGAAGACGAACTCGACGCGATGTCGACTGCCGAGCTCGCTGCGCTCGGCACCAAACGCGACGATGTCGATGTTGTCTACCGCAACGAGCGGTGGCCGGTGCCGGGCACCAAGGCCGAGAAGCGCGCCGAACGTGCGGTCACGTTCTGGTTCGCCGTCTCCGGCCTGGCCGCTGCCGCGCTCATCGGTGTCTTCCTGTTCTGGCCGTGGGAGTGGAAGGGCTACGGCGACGAGGGCCACAGCGCCTACTCGCTGTTCACCCCGCTCGTCGGCCTGACCTTCGGTATCTCGGTGCTGGTCATCGGTATCGCCGTGGTGCTGATCCGCAAGCGGTTCATCCCCGCCGAGATCTCGATCCAGCAGCGCCACGACGGTCCTTCCGACGAGATCGAACGCCGCACCCTGGCGGCCGAGCTGCAGGACGCGCTCGACACCTCCACCCTCGGTCGTCGCAAGATGATGCTCGGTACCGCCGGCGCCGGTGTCGGCGTGCTCGGTATCGGCGCACTGCTGGTGTTCATCGGCGGCATGGTGAAGAACCCGTGGGCCAAGGGCGACAAGTCGCCGCTGTGGGTCTCGGGCTGGACCCCGGACTACCCCGGTGAGACCGTCTATATCCGTCGCGACACCGGTCGCCCCGGCGACATCGTGCTGGTGCGTCCGGAAGACCTCGACGCCGGCTCGATGGAAACCGTGTTCCCGTGGAAAGAGAAGTGGCGCGGCGATGAGCACGCCACGCTCGAGTCGCTGCGCGGCATCCGCAACGCCGTCATGATGATCCGGTTGCGCACCGAAGACGCCGAGAAGGCGATCAAGCGCAAGGGCCAGGAGAGCTTCAACTTCGGCGACTACTTCGCCTACTCGAAGATCTGCACCCACCTCGGCTGCCCCACCTCGCTGTTCGAGCAGCAGACCAACCGCATTCTGTGCCCCTGCCACCAGTCGCAGTTCCTCGCGACCGAGTGGGCAAAGCCGGTCTTCGGTCCTGCCGCCCGCGCACTGCCTCAGCTGCCGATCACCGTCAACTCCGAGGGCTTCCTGGTCGCCGCGGGCGACTTCATCGAGCCGCTCGGCCCGGCCTTCTGGGAGCGTCGTTCATGA
- the qcrB gene encoding cytochrome bc1 complex cytochrome b subunit, producing MSQVNEMDERYRAAAFVKRSINKVFPTHWSFLLGEIALYAFIILLLSGVYLTLFFDPSMTHVVYDGAYQPLRGVGMSRAYETALNISFEVRGGLFVRQIHHWAALLFAASIIIHLFRIFFTGAFRKPREANWVIGSLLLILAMFEGFFGYSLPDDLLSGTGLRAAFSGITIGVPVVGTWLHWLMFGGDFPGDIIIPRLYIAHVLLLPGIILALIGAHVALVWYQKHTQFPGPARTEHNVVGARIIPVFAADQGAFFAFTLGIVGIMGGVLQINPIWNLGPYNPSQVSAGSQPDFYMMWTDGMARLMPPWEIYIGNYTIPAVFWVALVMGLVFTLLIAYPWIEKRLTNDHTAHHNLLQRPRDVPVRTAIGAMAIAFYVVLTLSCVNDIIALKFDISLNATTWIGRIGVLLLPPIAYFVTYRFCIGLQRSDRAVLEHGIETGVIKRLPHGEYIEVHQPLGGVDAHGHAIPLEYQGAPVPKKMNKLGSAGKPGTGSFLKADPKAEGETWAEIEENEEHRMLAVLAEQQAIANNSEPFGH from the coding sequence ATGAGCCAGGTAAACGAGATGGACGAGCGGTATCGCGCCGCCGCGTTCGTCAAGCGCTCGATCAACAAGGTCTTCCCGACCCACTGGTCGTTCCTGCTGGGTGAGATCGCGCTCTACGCGTTCATCATCCTGCTGCTGTCGGGTGTGTACCTGACGCTGTTCTTCGACCCGTCGATGACCCACGTGGTCTACGACGGCGCCTACCAGCCGCTGCGCGGCGTCGGCATGTCGCGGGCCTACGAGACGGCGCTGAACATCTCCTTCGAGGTGCGCGGCGGTCTGTTCGTCCGGCAGATCCACCACTGGGCGGCCCTGCTGTTCGCGGCGTCGATCATCATCCACCTGTTCCGCATCTTCTTCACCGGCGCGTTCCGCAAGCCGCGTGAGGCGAACTGGGTGATCGGCTCGCTGCTGCTGATCCTGGCGATGTTCGAAGGCTTCTTCGGCTACTCGCTGCCCGACGACCTGCTCTCCGGTACCGGTCTGCGCGCCGCGTTCTCGGGTATCACCATCGGTGTCCCGGTCGTCGGTACCTGGCTGCACTGGCTGATGTTCGGCGGCGACTTCCCCGGCGACATCATCATCCCGCGCCTCTACATCGCGCACGTGCTGCTGCTGCCCGGCATCATCCTGGCGCTGATCGGCGCGCACGTCGCGCTGGTCTGGTACCAGAAGCACACCCAGTTCCCCGGACCGGCCCGCACCGAGCACAACGTCGTCGGCGCGCGCATCATCCCGGTGTTCGCCGCCGACCAGGGCGCGTTCTTCGCGTTCACCCTCGGCATCGTCGGCATCATGGGCGGTGTCCTGCAGATCAACCCGATCTGGAACCTCGGTCCGTACAACCCGTCCCAGGTGTCGGCGGGTTCACAGCCCGACTTCTACATGATGTGGACCGACGGTATGGCGCGTCTGATGCCGCCGTGGGAGATCTACATCGGCAACTACACGATCCCGGCGGTGTTCTGGGTCGCGCTCGTCATGGGTCTGGTGTTCACGCTGCTGATCGCCTACCCGTGGATCGAGAAGCGCCTCACCAACGACCACACGGCGCATCACAACCTGCTCCAGCGTCCGCGCGACGTGCCGGTGCGTACCGCGATCGGCGCGATGGCCATCGCGTTCTACGTGGTGCTCACGCTCTCGTGTGTCAACGACATCATCGCGCTGAAGTTCGACATCTCGCTGAACGCCACCACCTGGATCGGTCGTATCGGCGTGCTGTTGCTGCCGCCGATCGCGTACTTCGTGACCTACCGGTTCTGCATCGGTCTGCAGCGCAGTGACCGGGCGGTGCTCGAGCACGGCATCGAGACCGGTGTGATCAAGCGTCTGCCGCACGGTGAGTACATCGAGGTGCACCAGCCGCTGGGTGGGGTCGACGCGCACGGCCACGCCATCCCGCTGGAGTACCAGGGCGCGCCGGTGCCCAAGAAGATGAACAAGCTGGGTTCGGCGGGCAAGCCCGGCACCGGTAGCTTCCTCAAGGCCGATCCCAAGGCCGAGGGCGAGACCTGGGCCGAGATCGAGGAGAACGAGGAGCACCGGATGCTCGCCGTTCTCGCCGAGCAGCAGGCGATCGCGAACAACAGCGAGCCGTTCGGTCACTGA
- a CDS encoding class II 3-deoxy-7-phosphoheptulonate synthase — protein MTWTVDVPIDRLPELPPLPDELRGRLDAALARPALQQPSWDADEAATMRTVLESVPPICLPAEVEDLKAQLAAVARGEAFLMQGGDCAETFADNTEPHIRGNIRTLLQMAVVLTYGASMPVVKVARIAGQYAKPRSSDTDALGLTSYRGDMVNSLVADQALRRHDPSRLVRAYANASAAMNLVRALTSAGTADLHRLHDWNRDFVAQSPAGARYETLAEEIDRGLRFMAACQVNDPSLKTARIYASHEALVLDYERAMLRLSESETGEPLLYDLSAHFLWIGERTRQLDGAHIALAELLANPIGLKIGPTTTPELAVEYVERLDPNNEPGRLTLVARMGNGKVRDVLPPIIEKVQATGHQVIWQCDPMHGNTHESSTGFKTRHFDRIVDEVQGFFEVHHALGTHPGGLHIELTGENVTECLGGAQDISDLDLGGRYETACDPRLNTQQSLELSFLVAEMLR, from the coding sequence GTGACCTGGACCGTCGACGTACCCATTGACCGCCTGCCGGAACTGCCGCCGCTGCCCGATGAGCTGCGTGGTCGCCTCGATGCCGCGCTGGCCCGGCCCGCTCTGCAGCAGCCGTCGTGGGACGCCGACGAGGCCGCCACCATGCGCACGGTGCTGGAGAGCGTGCCACCGATCTGCCTGCCTGCCGAGGTGGAGGACCTCAAGGCGCAGCTGGCCGCTGTCGCGCGCGGTGAGGCCTTCCTCATGCAGGGTGGTGACTGCGCGGAGACCTTCGCCGACAACACCGAACCGCACATCCGCGGCAACATCCGCACCCTGCTGCAGATGGCCGTGGTGCTCACTTACGGCGCGAGCATGCCGGTGGTGAAGGTGGCGCGGATCGCGGGCCAGTACGCCAAACCGCGCTCGTCCGACACCGACGCGCTGGGCCTGACGTCCTACCGGGGCGACATGGTGAACTCGCTCGTCGCCGACCAGGCCCTGCGCCGCCACGACCCGTCGCGCCTGGTGCGTGCCTACGCCAACGCCAGCGCCGCGATGAACCTGGTGCGCGCGCTGACCAGCGCGGGCACCGCCGACCTGCACCGCCTGCACGACTGGAATCGCGATTTCGTGGCCCAGTCGCCCGCGGGCGCGCGCTACGAGACCCTCGCCGAGGAGATCGACCGCGGCCTGCGCTTCATGGCCGCCTGTCAGGTGAACGACCCGAGCCTGAAGACCGCGCGCATCTACGCCTCACACGAGGCGCTCGTCCTCGACTACGAGCGCGCGATGCTGCGGCTGAGCGAGTCCGAAACCGGCGAACCGCTGCTCTACGACCTGTCCGCGCACTTCCTGTGGATCGGTGAGCGCACCCGTCAGCTCGACGGTGCCCACATCGCGCTGGCCGAACTCCTCGCGAACCCGATCGGCCTCAAGATCGGGCCGACCACCACGCCGGAACTGGCCGTGGAATACGTCGAGCGGCTCGACCCGAACAACGAGCCGGGCCGGCTCACCCTCGTCGCGCGCATGGGCAACGGCAAGGTGCGCGATGTGCTGCCGCCGATCATCGAGAAGGTGCAGGCCACCGGCCACCAGGTCATCTGGCAGTGCGACCCCATGCACGGCAACACCCACGAGTCGTCCACCGGTTTCAAGACCCGGCACTTCGACCGCATCGTCGACGAGGTCCAGGGCTTCTTCGAGGTCCACCATGCCCTCGGCACCCACCCCGGTGGCCTGCACATCGAGCTGACCGGCGAGAACGTCACCGAGTGCCTCGGCGGCGCCCAGGACATCTCCGATCTCGACCTCGGCGGCCGCTACGAAACCGCCTGCGACCCCCGCCTGAACACCCAGCAGTCCCTGGAACTGTCGTTCCTTGTCGCGGAGATGCTGCGGTAA
- a CDS encoding Rv2175c family DNA-binding protein: MSAFPCSDDVLPDTETIVSLPEAADILGVPVTSVHQLLRDHQILAIRRNGVVGIPARFFDSEDEIVRMLPGVITVMRDAKYTDEDILGWLYTEDPTLPGRPVDALHGQLAREVVRRAHAEPF; this comes from the coding sequence GTGAGTGCCTTTCCCTGCAGCGACGACGTGCTGCCCGACACCGAAACCATCGTCTCGCTTCCCGAGGCGGCCGACATACTCGGCGTCCCGGTCACCTCGGTGCATCAATTGCTGCGTGACCACCAGATCCTCGCGATCCGCCGCAACGGCGTCGTAGGCATTCCGGCCCGCTTCTTCGATTCCGAGGACGAGATCGTCCGCATGCTGCCCGGCGTGATCACCGTCATGCGCGACGCCAAGTACACCGACGAGGACATCCTCGGCTGGCTCTACACCGAGGACCCGACCCTCCCCGGTCGCCCGGTCGACGCCCTGCACGGTCAGTTGGCCCGCGAGGTGGTTCGCCGCGCTCACGCCGAACCTTTCTGA
- a CDS encoding polyadenylate-specific 3'-exoribonuclease AS — translation MRYFYDSEFIEDGSTIDLISIGVVCEDGREYYAVSTEFDAKRAGPWVRKHVLPKLPTAGSPLYRTREQIRDDLFKFFLPRPSVQPELWAWVGAYDHVALCQLWGDMTALPKGMPRYTNELRQHWAAHGSPVLPPIPDDAHDALADARHNLAKFEAIETHRRTPRL, via the coding sequence CTGCGATATTTCTACGATTCGGAATTCATCGAGGACGGCTCGACGATCGACCTGATCTCGATCGGCGTCGTCTGCGAGGACGGGCGCGAGTACTACGCGGTGTCCACCGAATTCGATGCGAAGCGGGCAGGGCCGTGGGTGCGCAAGCACGTGCTGCCGAAGCTGCCGACTGCCGGGTCGCCGCTGTATCGCACCAGGGAACAGATCCGCGACGATCTGTTCAAGTTCTTCCTGCCCCGGCCCAGTGTGCAGCCGGAGCTGTGGGCCTGGGTCGGCGCGTACGACCACGTGGCGCTGTGCCAGCTGTGGGGCGACATGACGGCCCTGCCCAAGGGCATGCCCCGCTACACCAACGAACTGCGCCAGCACTGGGCCGCGCACGGCAGTCCCGTCCTGCCGCCGATCCCCGACGACGCGCACGACGCACTCGCCGACGCCCGCCACAATCTGGCGAAATTCGAGGCCATCGAGACCCATCGGCGCACCCCGCGCCTGTAG
- a CDS encoding alpha-(1->6)-mannopyranosyltransferase A yields MDNTRTLERQRHLPAGSDPGVRTWLRTAGEFARSPEGHAALMGFFGAMMITFGGFGAGAVRKRDPLLEALHLSWLRFGHGYVLSTIVIWIGVLLMITAWVRLGRTTLGKGGATVTLNELRAIVGIWITPLLFAAPMFSRDSYSYLAQGALLRDGFDPYQVGPVANPGVLLDNVSPVWTTTTAPYGPVFLLMGRAITLLTGDNVIAGTIALRVVMLPGLALMMWAVPYLTKHLGGKPTVALWLAVLNPLVLVHLIGGVHNEMLMVGLMCAGVALVLERHHVAGIVVVAIGVAIKATAGVALPFLVWIWILHEKERRAAERRAAVDSDAALAEEQKHPDAARPSADMPHPLFVFAKIAGIGVGVFALVFGAASVIAGVGFGWVTALQGSNKIINWLSLPTILAHMVTWVTPLDFNAVLDVTRLLCQIAMVALLVATWWRFRHSEREAVMGIIIAFVAIVLLSPAALPWYYSWPLALAAGFAMSTRTLMWLVGICTWLMLVFQPDGSIGLYNFWHVALATFAAVVAAVSLRTVDPLHLRSASAKAVATESASPVRA; encoded by the coding sequence ATGGACAACACGCGCACCCTCGAGCGCCAGCGTCACCTACCCGCCGGGAGCGACCCGGGCGTCCGGACCTGGCTGCGCACCGCAGGCGAGTTCGCCAGGAGCCCCGAGGGCCACGCCGCCCTGATGGGTTTCTTCGGCGCCATGATGATCACCTTCGGTGGCTTCGGTGCGGGTGCTGTTCGCAAGCGCGACCCGTTACTCGAGGCGCTACACCTGTCGTGGCTGCGGTTCGGCCACGGCTATGTGTTGTCGACGATCGTGATCTGGATCGGCGTACTGCTGATGATCACGGCGTGGGTACGGCTCGGTCGCACCACCCTCGGTAAGGGCGGCGCGACGGTCACGCTCAACGAGTTGCGGGCGATCGTCGGGATCTGGATCACGCCCCTGCTGTTCGCGGCGCCGATGTTCAGCCGCGACTCCTACTCCTACCTCGCCCAGGGCGCCCTGTTGCGGGACGGTTTCGACCCCTACCAGGTGGGTCCCGTCGCCAATCCCGGTGTGCTGCTGGACAACGTGAGCCCGGTCTGGACCACCACCACCGCGCCGTACGGTCCCGTGTTCTTGCTGATGGGGCGCGCGATCACCTTGCTCACCGGCGACAATGTCATCGCCGGGACCATCGCCCTGCGCGTCGTGATGCTGCCCGGACTCGCGCTGATGATGTGGGCGGTGCCGTACCTGACCAAGCATCTGGGCGGAAAGCCGACCGTCGCGCTGTGGCTGGCAGTGCTCAACCCGCTGGTGCTGGTGCACCTGATCGGTGGGGTGCACAACGAGATGCTGATGGTCGGGCTGATGTGCGCGGGCGTCGCGCTCGTGCTCGAACGCCATCATGTGGCGGGCATCGTGGTGGTCGCCATCGGCGTCGCGATCAAGGCGACGGCAGGCGTGGCACTGCCGTTCCTGGTGTGGATCTGGATTCTGCACGAGAAGGAACGACGCGCCGCCGAGCGCCGGGCCGCGGTCGATTCCGACGCCGCCCTCGCCGAGGAACAGAAACACCCCGACGCCGCCAGACCGTCCGCGGATATGCCACACCCGCTGTTCGTGTTCGCCAAGATCGCCGGTATCGGCGTCGGCGTGTTCGCGCTGGTGTTCGGCGCGGCGTCGGTGATCGCGGGGGTCGGCTTCGGCTGGGTCACCGCGTTGCAGGGTTCGAACAAGATCATCAACTGGCTGTCGCTGCCGACGATTCTCGCGCACATGGTCACCTGGGTCACCCCGCTCGATTTCAACGCCGTGCTGGATGTGACCCGCCTGCTGTGCCAGATCGCCATGGTCGCCCTGCTCGTCGCGACCTGGTGGCGATTCCGGCACAGCGAGCGTGAGGCCGTGATGGGCATCATCATCGCGTTCGTCGCGATCGTGCTGCTCTCCCCCGCCGCGCTGCCCTGGTACTACTCGTGGCCGCTCGCGCTGGCCGCCGGGTTCGCGATGTCGACCCGCACGTTGATGTGGCTGGTCGGGATCTGCACGTGGCTGATGCTGGTGTTCCAGCCCGACGGGTCGATCGGGCTCTACAACTTCTGGCATGTCGCGCTGGCGACGTTCGCCGCCGTGGTCGCGGCGGTGTCGCTGCGCACCGTCGATCCGCTGCATCTGCGTTCGGCCAGTGCGAAGGCCGTTGCCACGGAATCGGCGTCGCCCGTTCGGGCATGA
- the qcrC gene encoding cytochrome bc1 complex diheme cytochrome c subunit, whose protein sequence is MSSSPPSATEPAGPGTGQAAQAAKQARKHRRARRRIAGALALMIGLVGAGFLATALTPDPQVATANQDQSALIREGKQLYDTSCITCHGANLQGVADRGPSLIGVGEAAVYFQVSSGRMPMAANGAQALRKPEKFDAHQTDAIGAYVAANGGGPSVIRDANGEIAQESLRGDDIARGSELFRMNCASCHNFTGRGGALSGGKFAPPLAEASEQQIYQAMVTGPQNMPKFSDRQLTSEEKRDIVAYVKNSAEEKSPGGWDLGGFGPATEGLAMWVIGITAVVGAAMWIGSRS, encoded by the coding sequence ATGAGTTCATCTCCCCCGTCGGCCACAGAGCCCGCAGGCCCCGGCACCGGGCAGGCCGCTCAGGCCGCAAAGCAGGCGCGTAAGCACCGCCGCGCCCGTCGTCGTATCGCGGGTGCTCTCGCGCTGATGATCGGCTTGGTCGGAGCCGGCTTCCTCGCCACCGCGCTCACCCCTGATCCGCAGGTCGCGACCGCGAATCAGGACCAGTCGGCGCTCATTCGCGAGGGCAAGCAGCTCTATGACACCTCCTGCATCACATGCCACGGGGCGAACCTGCAGGGTGTCGCCGACCGTGGTCCCAGCCTGATCGGCGTCGGCGAGGCCGCGGTGTACTTCCAGGTCTCCTCCGGTCGCATGCCCATGGCCGCCAACGGTGCCCAGGCGCTGCGCAAGCCGGAGAAGTTCGACGCGCACCAGACCGACGCGATCGGCGCGTACGTCGCCGCCAACGGCGGTGGCCCCTCGGTGATCCGGGACGCCAACGGTGAGATCGCCCAGGAGTCGCTGCGCGGCGACGACATCGCCCGTGGCTCGGAGCTGTTCCGCATGAACTGCGCCTCCTGCCACAACTTCACCGGTCGCGGTGGTGCGCTCTCCGGCGGCAAGTTCGCGCCGCCGCTGGCGGAGGCCAGCGAGCAGCAGATCTACCAGGCGATGGTCACCGGCCCGCAGAACATGCCCAAGTTCTCCGACCGGCAGCTGACCTCGGAGGAGAAGCGCGACATCGTCGCCTACGTCAAGAACTCCGCCGAGGAGAAGTCGCCCGGCGGCTGGGATCTCGGCGGATTCGGTCCGGCGACCGAAGGTTTGGCGATGTGGGTCATCGGCATCACCGCCGTGGTCGGCGCCGCGATGTGGATCGGTTCCCGATCATGA
- a CDS encoding phytoene/squalene synthase family protein: protein MSGHARPLTDDLDAAYASCRRIAAEHGRTYYLATTLLSPERRRAVHALYAFARMVDDIVDHAGNPAHVLDPRDGAPRLLAPGPGRRAPARLADTSAAQYLDLVEKQLRLALEHGDIDTTDTRRHQIITAAADTITRYDIAHTHIWTFLDAMRMDIPGTATHRTRYATMSELREYMHGSAAAIGLQLLPVLGTVVPVIEAESAAAALGEAFQLTNFLRDVAEDLDRDRIYLPTDELAAFGVDEAHLRDCHHRRHTDAPLRRALAHLIAVNRDIYRNAVPGIALLAPRVRPAITTAAILYAEILDRVEAAEYQVFTGRATVPRRRRILVAAKGLTTPTGHR, encoded by the coding sequence GTGTCCGGACATGCCCGACCGCTGACCGATGATCTGGACGCGGCCTACGCGAGCTGCCGGCGGATCGCCGCCGAGCACGGGCGCACCTACTACCTGGCCACCACACTGCTCTCACCGGAACGTCGGCGGGCCGTGCACGCGCTGTACGCCTTCGCCCGGATGGTCGACGACATCGTCGACCATGCCGGCAACCCCGCCCACGTCCTCGACCCCCGCGACGGCGCCCCGCGCCTCCTCGCTCCCGGCCCTGGCCGGCGAGCCCCTGCGCGGCTCGCCGACACCTCCGCCGCCCAGTACCTGGACCTCGTCGAGAAGCAGCTGCGTCTGGCCCTCGAACACGGCGACATCGACACCACCGACACGCGCCGCCATCAGATCATCACCGCAGCCGCGGACACCATCACCCGGTACGACATCGCGCACACCCATATCTGGACATTCCTCGACGCCATGCGCATGGACATCCCCGGTACAGCCACCCACCGCACCCGCTACGCCACGATGAGCGAGCTTCGCGAGTACATGCACGGGTCGGCTGCGGCGATCGGCTTGCAGCTGCTGCCGGTTCTCGGCACCGTCGTCCCGGTCATCGAGGCCGAATCCGCCGCCGCAGCGCTCGGCGAAGCCTTCCAGCTCACCAACTTTCTGCGCGACGTCGCCGAAGACCTCGACCGCGATCGGATCTACCTGCCCACCGACGAGCTGGCGGCGTTCGGCGTCGACGAGGCACATCTGCGCGACTGTCACCATCGCCGCCACACCGACGCACCCCTGCGGCGCGCGCTGGCCCACCTGATCGCCGTGAACCGCGACATCTACCGGAACGCGGTCCCCGGCATCGCCCTACTCGCCCCGCGGGTACGTCCGGCGATCACCACGGCGGCGATTCTCTACGCCGAAATCCTCGACCGCGTCGAAGCAGCCGAATACCAGGTCTTCACCGGCCGAGCCACTGTCCCGCGCCGCCGCCGCATCCTGGTCGCGGCCAAGGGTCTGACGACCCCGACCGGCCACCGCTAG